The window CCACGTGGGCAACCTGTGGAACTCCGCCGGCGGCAACCTGGGCACCGTCACGTTCACCAACGAGACCGCGTCCGGCTGGCAGACCGCCACGTTCGCCAGCCCGATCACGATCGCCGCGAACACCACGTACGTCGCCTCGTACTACGCGCCGAACGGCCGGTACGCCGGAGACAGCGGCGCACTGCTGTCGGCCGGCGTGGACAACGCGCCGCTGCACGCGCTGCGCAGCGGCGAGGACGGCGGCAACGGCGTCTACCGGTACGGCACCGGCGGCGGCTTCCCCAACAGCACCTGGCAGGGCGCCAACTACTGGGTCGACGTGGTGTTCACCACCGGCGTCACCGACACCGCGCCACCGACGGTGACCAGCACCAGCCCGGCCGCCGGAGCGACCGGGGTGGCCACCACGGCCACGGTCAGCGCGGTCTTCAGCGAGGCGGTGCAGACCGGAACGCCGGCCCTCACCGTCGCCGGGGTGACCGGCACGACCGCCTACAACGCGTCCACCCGGACGGTGACGTTCACGCCCGGGTCGCTCGCCGCGTCCACGAGTTACACGGCCACCGTCTCCGGCGCACGTGACACCGCGGGCAACCTGATGAGTCCGGTCTCCTGGTCGTTCACCACGGCGGCGGCCGGCGGATCCGGGTGTCCCTGCTCGATCTGGCCGGCCACGGCCGTACCGGCCACCGGCACGGTCAACGACAACTCGGCGGTCGAACTGGGCGTGAAGTTCCGGACCTCGACGGCCGGCTACATCACCGGGCTCAAGTTCTACAAGGGCGGCCAGAACACCGGCACGCACACCGGCTCGCTCTGGTCGAGCACCGGCACCCGGCTGGCGAACGTGACGTTCACCGGCGAGTCGGCCTCCGGCTGGCAGACCGTCACGCTCCCCGGGCCGGTACCGGTCACCGCGAACACCACGTACGTGGCGTCGTACCACACCGACACCGGCTACTACTCGGTGACGGCCAACGGGTTCTCCGCAGCGGTCACCCGTAGCCCGCTGACCGCCCTGGCCAGCGGCACCGACGGCGGCAACGGCGTCTACCGGTACGGCGCGAGCGGCTTCCCGACCAGCACGTACCAGGCCACCAACTACTGGGTGGACGTCGTCTTCGACACCACCGCGGCCGACACCCAGGCGCCCACCCTGGCCGGCCGGGCCCCGTCCGCCGGAGCCTCAGGCGTGGCCGCCACGACCGCGGTCACCGCGGCGTTCACCGAGCCGGTCACCGCGGCCTCGATCGTCCTGACCGGCCCGTCCGGTACGGTGCCCGGCGCCACCACCTACGACGCGACCACCGCCACGGCCGTCTTCACCCCGTCCGCGCAACTGGCCTACTCGACCTCGTACACCGCGACGGTCAGCGGGGCCCGGGACGCCACGGGCAACGTGATGACCCCGGTGACCTGGTCGTTCACCACGTCGGCGGCGCCTCCGCCGCCGCCGGACCAGGGCCCGGGCGGTCCGGTCCTGGTGGTCAAGTCGGCGGTCTCCGGAGCCAGCGGGTTCACCTCGTTCGCGGCCGAGGTGCTGCGTGCCGAGGGCCTCAACGAGTTCGCCACCGTGGACCTGTCCGCGGTCACCCCGGCGCTGCTCGCCCAGTACGACGTGGTCCTGCTCGGCTCCACCCCGCTCACCGCGGCCCAGGTCAGCACGTTCACCACCTGGGTCACCGGCGGCGGCAACCTGATCGCCTTCCGGCCGGACAAGCAGCTCGCGGGCCTGCTCGGCCTGACCTCCACCACCGGCACCCTGGCCGAGGGCTACCTGCGGGTCGACACGTCGACGTCGCCGGGCGCCGGCATCACCGGCCAGACCATCCAGTACCACAGCACCGCCGACCGCTACACCCTGTCCGGGGCCCGATCGGTGGCGACGCTGTACTCCAACGGCACCACCGCCACGGTCAACCCGGCGGTGTCGCTGACCGACGTCGGCACCGCCGGCGGGCAGGCCGCGGCGTTCACCTTCGACCTGCCGCGGTCGCTGGTCTACACCCGTCAGGGCAACCCGGCGTGGGAGAAGCAGGACCGGGACGGTCGCGCGCCGATCCGCTCGGACGACCTGTACTTCGGCGGCAGCGCCACCGACTGGGTCGACCTCACCAAGGTCGCGGTTCCGCAGGCCGACGAGCAGCAGCGCCTGCTGGCCAACCTGATCGGGGCGATGAACGCGGACCGCAAGCCGCTGCCGCGGTTCTGGTACTTCCCGCGCAGCCTCAAGGCGGTCGTCGTCGCCACCGGTGACGACCACGCCACCGGCGGCACCGCCGGGCGGTTCGACCAGTACCTCGCCAACAGCCCGGCCGGATGTGTGGTGGACGACTGGCAGTGCCCGCGGTTCACCTCGTACATCTTCCCGGACACGCCGCTGACCAACAGCCAGGCGAGCACGTACCAGAACCGTGGGTTCGAGGTCGGGCTGCACCTGAACACCGGGTGTGCCAACTGGACCGCGACGTCGCTCGGGGCCAACCTGACCGACCAGCTCGCGACGTTCCGCACCAAGTACGGCTCGGTCCGCGCCCCGGACACCAACCGGACCCACTGCATCGTCTGGTCCGACTGGTCGACCCAGGCCAGCCTGCAGACCGCCAACGGGATCCGGCTCGACACCAACTACTACTACTGGCCGGAGACCTGGGTCGCCGACCGGCCGGGCTTCATGACCGGCTCCGGCATGCCGATGCGGTTCGCCGACACCAACGGCGGGCTCATCGACATCTACCAGGCCGCCACCCAGATGACCGACGAGTCGGGGCAGAGCTACCCGTACACCACGGACTCGCTGCTCGACGCGGCTCTCGGCACGCTGGGCTACTACGGCGCGTTCACCGCCAACATGCACACCGACTACGCGACGACCTACGACAGCGACCAGGTACTGGCGTCGGCGCTGCGGCACAACGTGCCGATCGTCACCGGGCACCAGTTGCTCACCTGGCTGGACGGGCGGAACGCCTCGTCCTACTCGAACATCGCCTGGACCGGTAACGACCTGACGTTCTCGGTCAACGTCGGCACCGGCGCCAACGGCCTCACCGGCATGGTGCCGACCGCCGGACCGGGCGGGCGGACGCTGTCCACCCTGACCCGGGCCGGGGTCGCGGTCCCGTTCACCAGGACCACGATCAAGGGTGTCGAGTACGCGTTCTTCACCGCCGGACCCGGTGCGTACACGGCCGGATACGCGGCCGCGGCCACTGCGACGCTCACCGCCTCGGCCGCGGCCGAGACCGGCGGGACCACCGCATCGGTCACGGTCGCGACGAGCAGCGCCGCAAAAACCGTCATCGAGTACGGGACACAGCCGACCGAGTTGACCCGCAAGGCGGTGGACGGCACCCAGGCCAGTAAGCGGACCGTCCAGCTGGCCGGACTCGCGCCCGGCACCACGTACTGGTACCGGGCGAAGGTGACCACCCCGGACGGTCGAACCACCACCGGCCCGGTGCAGAAGGTCACCACCCGCGCGGCCGACCGCACCGGCCCGGTCGCGTCCGGGGTCACCGTCACCGCCCGTCCGGACGGCACCGCCCAGGTGACGTGGAAGGCGAACGAGGCGGCGGACGCCA of the Actinoplanes sichuanensis genome contains:
- a CDS encoding DUF4082 domain-containing protein, with translation MTLPKLRSFLLCLALAAAALIVAPAAPAAAATCPCSIFDASATPGSPSDSDNSAVEVGVKFRSDVAGQITGVRFYKGAANTGTHVGNLWNSAGGNLGTVTFTNETASGWQTATFASPITIAANTTYVASYYAPNGRYAGDSGALLSAGVDNAPLHALRSGEDGGNGVYRYGTGGGFPNSTWQGANYWVDVVFTTGVTDTAPPTVTSTSPAAGATGVATTATVSAVFSEAVQTGTPALTVAGVTGTTAYNASTRTVTFTPGSLAASTSYTATVSGARDTAGNLMSPVSWSFTTAAAGGSGCPCSIWPATAVPATGTVNDNSAVELGVKFRTSTAGYITGLKFYKGGQNTGTHTGSLWSSTGTRLANVTFTGESASGWQTVTLPGPVPVTANTTYVASYHTDTGYYSVTANGFSAAVTRSPLTALASGTDGGNGVYRYGASGFPTSTYQATNYWVDVVFDTTAADTQAPTLAGRAPSAGASGVAATTAVTAAFTEPVTAASIVLTGPSGTVPGATTYDATTATAVFTPSAQLAYSTSYTATVSGARDATGNVMTPVTWSFTTSAAPPPPPDQGPGGPVLVVKSAVSGASGFTSFAAEVLRAEGLNEFATVDLSAVTPALLAQYDVVLLGSTPLTAAQVSTFTTWVTGGGNLIAFRPDKQLAGLLGLTSTTGTLAEGYLRVDTSTSPGAGITGQTIQYHSTADRYTLSGARSVATLYSNGTTATVNPAVSLTDVGTAGGQAAAFTFDLPRSLVYTRQGNPAWEKQDRDGRAPIRSDDLYFGGSATDWVDLTKVAVPQADEQQRLLANLIGAMNADRKPLPRFWYFPRSLKAVVVATGDDHATGGTAGRFDQYLANSPAGCVVDDWQCPRFTSYIFPDTPLTNSQASTYQNRGFEVGLHLNTGCANWTATSLGANLTDQLATFRTKYGSVRAPDTNRTHCIVWSDWSTQASLQTANGIRLDTNYYYWPETWVADRPGFMTGSGMPMRFADTNGGLIDIYQAATQMTDESGQSYPYTTDSLLDAALGTLGYYGAFTANMHTDYATTYDSDQVLASALRHNVPIVTGHQLLTWLDGRNASSYSNIAWTGNDLTFSVNVGTGANGLTGMVPTAGPGGRTLSTLTRAGVAVPFTRTTIKGVEYAFFTAGPGAYTAGYAAAATATLTASAAAETGGTTASVTVATSSAAKTVIEYGTQPTELTRKAVDGTQASKRTVQLAGLAPGTTYWYRAKVTTPDGRTTTGPVQKVTTRAADRTGPVASGVTVTARPDGTAQVTWKANEAADATLLVGTSADALAKWPGTQDGTRLSAVVTGLEPRTTYRYRVRSVDAAGNVSTWPALNRPAATFVSSVVGVADYTAPQQRTGVESGVTVTDDGVRLAGSARSGSLVSRVMDAQQMVRWDRLGYQATVPAGATLKVYVRTGSTTTPDGSWTGWTAVGQNGKVTGGSRYVQYRAELTRTTSGAGPVLRGVGITSDGSSLHHPTEK